The window ATAACTAAAAATTCTGACAATATAGAAAGAAAAATACGCTTTCAAGAATCCCTTTACTGATAATCCGAGATTTTCAAAATAACTTCCTTGTCACATATTCATAAAATTAGAAACATAAAATATAAACTGTAATTATATTGTCACCTTATCCCACATAAAGGACAGTCATTCCCTTGGGTGCTAACAATCAGTGGGGGACGGCCGCTGATTGAAGTTACACTTTATCTAGTTGACAAATTTAATTTTGTTTTATACTATACCCACAGGGGTAATGTGTTAAAGTAAATTTGAGGAGGAATTTTGATGAAAGCAGATAAATTACTAGACGCAAAGGGTTTGGCATGTCCAATGCCTATTGTAAAGACAAAGAAAGCATTAACAGAAATTGATGCAGGCCAGATTTTAGAGGTGCATGCCACAGATAAGGGTGCAAAGAATGATCTTACGGCATGGACGAAATCAGCCGGTCATGAGCTAGTTCAAGACGCTGAAGAATCTGGTGTATTTAAATTTTGGATTAAAAAGGGCTAATTTTTTGCGAATTTTTATACCCGTATAGGTATATATTAAACTCATAACAACAAGGGGAAGGAGAAAGAAAATGTCTGAGCAAAAGAAAAGAACGACAATCGTTTTGTTTAGTGGGGATTATGACAAGGCAATGGCTGCCTATATTATTGCAAATGGTGCAGCGGCCTATGATCATGAAGTAACAATTTTTCATACTTTCTGGGGATTAAATGCTCTTAGAAAAGATGAACCAATTAAAGCGAATAAAAGCTTCGTGGAGAAGATGTTTGGGAAAATGATGCCACGTGGTGCAAATAAATTAGGTCTATCAAAAATGCATATGGCTGGTATGGGTCCAAAAATGATTAAAGATGTTATAAAAAAACACAATGCGATGCCTCTATCAGATTTAATGGAAATGGCACAAATGCAAGATGTAAAACTTGTCGCATGTACCATGACTATGGACTTGTTAGGTCTTCAAAAAGAAGAACTGTTGGATGATATTGAGTATGCCGGAGTGGCAGGCTATCTGGGGGATGCTGAAAACGGCAACGTAAATCTATTTATTTAATAGGGGTGATCATATGGAAATTAAAACAGACGTTGTTATAGATGCAAAAGGTTTGGCGTGCCCAATGCCCATTGTTAAAACCAAGAAAACAATGAGTACGGTTGATCCGGGAAAAGTTGTGTTAGTCGAAGCTACTGATAAAGGATCATTAGCGGATATTAAAGCATGGGCTAAAAGCTCAGGTCATGAATATATAGGGTCCGTGGAGGAAGAAGGAGTCCTTAAACACTATTTACGCAAGGGAAGTAATGAGGAAAAAGAAGAGAAAAAACATCCTCATGTTGTAAATAATGATCAGTTAAGTAGTAAATTAGATGAAAATGCTGACTTCATACTAGTAGATGTGCGAGAACCTGCAGAGTTCGTATTCTCCCATATCCCTGGTGCAGTATCTATTCCATTTGGTCAACTTGAAGAGAGGATAGATAAATTGGAAAAAGAGAAAGAAATTTATGTCGTTTGCCGAACAGGCAATAGAAGTGATATGGCATGTCAAGTGTTAACTGAAAAAGGTTTTGAAAAAGTGATAAATGTTGTCCCAGGGATGAGTGAGTGGTCTGGTCCAATAGAAAAAATGGGAAAATAGGTGAGGGGGAATTTGCCCTCCTATTTTTTCTATAAAATAATACCCTTAAGGGTAATTAGAAAATGTAGTATACTGTAATATACGAGGGGGAAAGAGAATGGACTTTGCATTTATACTCACACTTTTCTTAATAGGATTTGTGGGTTCTTTTATTTCAGGGATGGTTGGAATAGGTGGCTCTATTATCAAATATCCTATGCTTTTATACATTCCACCATTATTAGGATTTACCGCATTCACTGCCCATGAAGTATCTGGAATAAGTGCTGTTCAAGTGTTTTTCGCAACGATTGGAGGAGTTTGGGCCTACCGTAAAGGTGGTTTTTTAAACAAATCTCTTATACTGTATATGGGAATTAGTATCCTCATTGGAAGTTTTATCGGTGGATATGGATCAAAACTAATGTCAGACTACACAGTTAATGTCGTCTATGGAATACTTGCAACTATTGCTGCTATTATGATGTTTGTACCGAAGAAGGGAAAAGAAGATACAAAGAATGAGGAAGTTACGTTTAATAAGACATTAGCTGCCATTCTTGCTTTCATCGTTGGAGTTGGCGCTGGGATCGTTGGAGCGGCGGGAGCGTTTATTTTAGTTCCTATTATGCTTGTAGTATTAAAAATTCCAACTAGAATGACGATCGCCAGTTCATTAGCCATTACCTTTATTTCATCTATAGGATCAACTTTAGGGAAAATCACAACCGGCCAAATTGAGTACTTGCCTGCTGCTGTAATGATTGTCGCAAGCCTTATAGCTGCCCCTCTAGGAGCCAATGCAGGCAAAAAAATGAACACCAAAATACTACAAATCATCTTGGCTATCCTCATACTAGCATCAGCAATTAAAATTTGGATGGAGTTTTAGGGACGGTTCTCACCAACACGGTAACCCAGAA of the Bacillaceae bacterium S4-13-56 genome contains:
- a CDS encoding sulfurtransferase TusA family protein, with amino-acid sequence MKADKLLDAKGLACPMPIVKTKKALTEIDAGQILEVHATDKGAKNDLTAWTKSAGHELVQDAEESGVFKFWIKKG
- a CDS encoding DsrE/DsrF/DrsH-like family protein; translated protein: MSEQKKRTTIVLFSGDYDKAMAAYIIANGAAAYDHEVTIFHTFWGLNALRKDEPIKANKSFVEKMFGKMMPRGANKLGLSKMHMAGMGPKMIKDVIKKHNAMPLSDLMEMAQMQDVKLVACTMTMDLLGLQKEELLDDIEYAGVAGYLGDAENGNVNLFI
- a CDS encoding sulfurtransferase TusA family protein translates to MEIKTDVVIDAKGLACPMPIVKTKKTMSTVDPGKVVLVEATDKGSLADIKAWAKSSGHEYIGSVEEEGVLKHYLRKGSNEEKEEKKHPHVVNNDQLSSKLDENADFILVDVREPAEFVFSHIPGAVSIPFGQLEERIDKLEKEKEIYVVCRTGNRSDMACQVLTEKGFEKVINVVPGMSEWSGPIEKMGK
- a CDS encoding sulfite exporter TauE/SafE family protein, with translation MDFAFILTLFLIGFVGSFISGMVGIGGSIIKYPMLLYIPPLLGFTAFTAHEVSGISAVQVFFATIGGVWAYRKGGFLNKSLILYMGISILIGSFIGGYGSKLMSDYTVNVVYGILATIAAIMMFVPKKGKEDTKNEEVTFNKTLAAILAFIVGVGAGIVGAAGAFILVPIMLVVLKIPTRMTIASSLAITFISSIGSTLGKITTGQIEYLPAAVMIVASLIAAPLGANAGKKMNTKILQIILAILILASAIKIWMEF